A section of the Cuniculiplasma divulgatum genome encodes:
- the treS gene encoding maltose alpha-D-glucosyltransferase produces MLGSDDELWFRDASFYEVPVRSFFDSNDDGIGDFNGLTMKLDYIKSIGMDCVWLLPFYKSPLKDDGYDISDYYSILPDYGTVEDFERFVSEAHARGIRVIADLVLNHVSDQHDWFREARSSRDNPKRDWFVWSDDPDKYRGVRIIFVDTETSNWAWDPVSKQYYWHRFYSHQPDLNYDNPDVRKEMMNVIRYWLDKGLDGFRCDAVPYLFEREGTSCENLPETHQYFKEIRKMIDREYPGCILLAEANQWPEDAKAYFGNQDEFHMNFNFPLMPRVFIALAKEDAFPIVNIIKQTLPIPEKCDWGLFLRNHDELTLEMVTDEERDLMFKEYAKLPKMRLNLGIRRRLAPLVDNDRYVLELLHALIMSLPGSPIFYYGDEINMGDNVYLGDRNGVRTPMQWSYDRNAGFSRADSEALYSPVITNPNYHYESFNVDSMSRLPTSFLNWFRRMIIVRKQNSQVLGRGSIRFLKSEDKQILAFIREYQGQRMLCVYNLGRKPGFTRLDLSEFNGWHLRETISSVRFPDIGELPYFFTMPRHSYFWLIMEAPNVTA; encoded by the coding sequence ATGCTCGGAAGCGATGACGAACTCTGGTTCAGGGATGCCTCGTTCTATGAGGTACCAGTGAGAAGCTTTTTCGATTCCAATGACGATGGAATAGGGGACTTCAACGGGCTTACCATGAAGCTTGATTATATCAAGAGCATAGGCATGGACTGCGTATGGCTCCTGCCCTTCTATAAATCACCCCTGAAGGATGACGGTTATGATATAAGCGATTACTACTCAATTCTGCCGGACTACGGCACCGTGGAGGATTTCGAGCGCTTCGTCTCAGAAGCCCATGCACGAGGCATCAGGGTCATTGCAGATCTTGTTCTCAACCATGTCTCGGATCAGCATGATTGGTTCAGGGAAGCAAGATCAAGCAGGGACAATCCTAAAAGGGACTGGTTTGTATGGTCAGATGATCCTGACAAATACAGGGGTGTCCGCATCATCTTCGTGGATACTGAGACTTCTAACTGGGCCTGGGATCCGGTTTCCAAGCAGTATTACTGGCACAGATTCTACAGCCACCAGCCGGATCTCAACTATGATAATCCCGATGTAAGGAAAGAAATGATGAATGTGATCAGGTACTGGCTCGACAAAGGACTGGACGGGTTCAGATGTGACGCTGTCCCATATCTATTCGAGAGGGAGGGGACAAGTTGCGAAAATCTTCCGGAAACTCACCAGTATTTCAAGGAAATCAGGAAGATGATAGATCGAGAATATCCTGGATGCATTCTTCTGGCAGAGGCTAATCAATGGCCCGAGGACGCAAAGGCTTACTTCGGAAACCAGGATGAGTTCCACATGAACTTCAATTTCCCACTGATGCCCAGGGTATTCATAGCACTGGCCAAGGAGGATGCCTTCCCTATTGTAAATATAATAAAGCAAACCCTGCCCATACCGGAGAAATGTGATTGGGGGCTTTTCCTCAGAAATCATGATGAACTCACTTTAGAAATGGTCACGGATGAAGAAAGAGACCTCATGTTCAAGGAATATGCAAAACTCCCAAAGATGAGGCTTAACCTTGGAATAAGGAGAAGACTTGCGCCGCTTGTGGACAACGACAGATACGTGCTTGAGCTTCTGCATGCCCTCATCATGAGCCTCCCTGGGTCTCCAATATTCTATTATGGTGATGAGATCAACATGGGAGATAATGTATATCTAGGGGACAGGAACGGGGTGAGAACACCAATGCAGTGGTCTTATGACCGGAATGCCGGTTTTTCAAGGGCAGATTCCGAGGCACTTTACTCGCCGGTAATAACAAATCCTAATTATCATTATGAAAGCTTCAACGTGGATTCCATGTCACGGCTCCCAACATCTTTCCTGAACTGGTTCAGGCGTATGATCATCGTGAGGAAGCAGAATTCGCAGGTGCTGGGGCGTGGATCAATAAGGTTTCTCAAGTCCGAGGACAAGCAGATACTGGCATTCATAAGGGAATACCAGGGACAACGAATGCTATGCGTATACAACCTTGGAAGGAAGCCAGGGTTCACCAGACTTGACCTTTCAGAATTCAACGGATGGCATCTCCGGGAGACAATAAGTTCTGTGAGGTTCCCGGATATAGGTGAGCTGCCATACTTCTTCACAATGCCCAGGCATTCCTATTTCTGGCTTATCATGGAGGCACCAAATGTCACTGCATAA
- the glgB gene encoding 1,4-alpha-glucan branching protein GlgB — protein sequence MHAENNFGKDAERIISFSSSHPEKILGPHPVKDGTEVRFYLPRSTEAWMEYAGHRIEVRNAGNGLYAGTIPISAGRQYLICWKDSSGYVSRLHDPYAFAPLLTELDAYLFKKGEDYMAYRVFGSHPMKYPEAMGTRFVVWAPNAIAVSVIGNFNHWNHGEHPMVNVKDSGIWEIFIPECLEGEVYKFAVKTPNGNVVEKTDPFASKAELRPRTASIVHSPAFRWKDRSWLDRRAGLNVAQSPLSIYEVHLGSWARSSDGSYLNYRELAPLIADHMIRMGFNHVELLPVMEHPFDGSWGYQVINYYAPTSRYGDPDDFRFFINYMHSRGIGVILDWVPAHFPEDAYGLAEFDGTHLFEDPDPRKGRHPDWGTYIFNYGSGGVLSFLVSNAIYWLDMFHADGIRIDAVSSMLYLDYSRKPGEWIPNAYGGNQNLEALKFLRKVNETVHSRFPGALTIAEESTSWPNVTGPITSDGLGFDMKWNMGWMHDTLDFFSTDPLYRKFRMGNLTFSVWYAFSEKFVLPISHDEVVHGKGSLYGKMPGDSWQKHANIRLLFSYMLSFPGKKLIFMGNETAMEKEWDYASALPIDADDVVQSGIMQLLHDLNAIYSKYGLGKSDFRPDCFKWIDFKDTENSVISFMRQSCNGSGDLVFIFNFTPVVRYGYRIGVPFSKEFTEILNSDATIYGGSGVGNFGRIQSQGVPMHGYDNSVEMTLPPLGCIILKGGSGDLNEER from the coding sequence ATGCATGCAGAGAATAACTTTGGGAAAGATGCTGAGAGGATCATAAGTTTCAGCAGCAGCCACCCAGAGAAGATTCTCGGGCCCCATCCCGTAAAAGATGGCACCGAGGTGAGATTTTACCTGCCAAGATCAACTGAAGCCTGGATGGAATATGCCGGGCACAGGATAGAAGTCAGGAACGCTGGCAATGGCCTTTATGCAGGCACAATCCCCATATCGGCTGGAAGGCAGTATCTTATCTGCTGGAAGGACAGCAGCGGATATGTCTCTCGCTTACATGATCCGTACGCATTTGCTCCCCTGCTGACCGAGCTTGATGCTTATCTTTTCAAGAAGGGCGAGGATTACATGGCATACCGTGTTTTTGGGTCCCACCCCATGAAATATCCTGAAGCCATGGGGACACGTTTTGTCGTATGGGCACCAAACGCCATTGCAGTATCAGTCATAGGCAATTTTAACCACTGGAACCACGGAGAGCACCCCATGGTCAATGTCAAGGATTCCGGTATATGGGAGATATTCATTCCGGAATGTTTAGAAGGTGAGGTCTATAAGTTTGCCGTCAAGACACCAAATGGCAATGTTGTGGAGAAGACTGATCCATTTGCATCAAAAGCAGAACTTCGTCCACGCACCGCATCCATTGTTCACAGTCCAGCATTCAGATGGAAGGATCGTTCATGGCTGGACAGGCGTGCAGGTCTTAATGTAGCTCAAAGTCCATTGTCGATATATGAGGTGCACCTTGGATCCTGGGCAAGGTCCAGTGACGGTAGTTACCTCAATTACCGGGAGCTTGCACCACTCATTGCAGACCACATGATCAGGATGGGCTTCAACCATGTTGAACTGCTGCCCGTGATGGAGCACCCCTTTGACGGTTCATGGGGATACCAGGTCATAAACTATTATGCCCCCACATCAAGATACGGTGATCCTGATGATTTCCGCTTCTTCATCAATTACATGCATTCCAGGGGCATAGGTGTCATACTTGACTGGGTTCCTGCCCACTTCCCAGAAGACGCTTACGGGCTTGCGGAGTTTGACGGCACGCACCTCTTTGAGGATCCTGATCCAAGGAAGGGGCGCCATCCGGACTGGGGAACATACATATTCAATTACGGCAGTGGCGGGGTCTTAAGTTTTCTCGTGTCCAATGCAATCTACTGGCTGGACATGTTCCATGCCGACGGCATAAGGATTGATGCCGTTTCATCCATGCTTTATCTGGACTATTCCAGAAAACCTGGTGAATGGATTCCAAATGCCTACGGCGGGAACCAGAATCTCGAGGCACTGAAATTCCTTCGTAAGGTCAACGAAACAGTGCATTCAAGGTTTCCAGGTGCACTGACCATTGCTGAGGAATCAACATCATGGCCCAATGTAACAGGTCCCATCACATCAGACGGCTTGGGCTTCGACATGAAGTGGAACATGGGCTGGATGCATGACACTCTGGATTTCTTCTCCACAGATCCACTGTACAGGAAATTCCGCATGGGCAATCTTACCTTTTCCGTCTGGTATGCATTCTCAGAAAAATTTGTACTGCCCATTTCGCATGATGAGGTGGTTCATGGGAAGGGATCCCTGTACGGTAAAATGCCCGGCGATTCATGGCAGAAGCATGCCAATATACGCCTCCTTTTTTCCTACATGCTTTCGTTCCCGGGAAAGAAACTGATATTCATGGGAAATGAGACTGCAATGGAAAAAGAATGGGATTATGCTTCAGCCCTGCCCATTGATGCTGACGATGTGGTGCAATCGGGCATCATGCAGCTTCTGCATGATCTTAACGCAATTTACAGCAAGTACGGCCTTGGAAAGTCGGACTTCAGGCCTGACTGCTTCAAATGGATTGACTTCAAGGACACTGAGAATTCTGTCATATCTTTTATGAGGCAGTCCTGCAATGGATCTGGGGATTTGGTATTCATTTTCAATTTCACGCCTGTTGTGAGGTACGGATACAGAATTGGCGTTCCGTTTAGCAAAGAATTCACTGAGATCCTCAATTCAGATGCAACAATTTACGGAGGTTCCGGTGTTGGAAATTTCGGGAGGATTCAATCTCAGGGCGTCCCCATGCACGGGTATGATAATTCTGTTGAAATGACATTGCCCCCTCTGGGTTGTATAATATTAAAGGGTGGATCAGGTGATCTGAATGAAGAGAGATGA
- a CDS encoding DUF3416 domain-containing protein, which produces MKRDEQEIIIENIQPTVDDGLTPAKAQAGLVQQVSCRAYAHGTRIIASQVDYLAPGSRRWRSELLTPGPNDTFTGWFPIPKAGIYKFRITAWYDDLRTWLRDTTAWKISGEDVAADIAAGIENIKTGIAGARGKDRKVLEKIVFSAGSSADKTISLINDNYPILEKYWPRNGFVRSDVMKLEAFPEHAYFLSWYELFPRSQSEVPGKHGTFRDVIKRMPDIAEMGFDVIYLTPVHPIGLTNRRGKNGIIPAGADDPGSPWAIGGSQGGHKSINPALGTLSDFRDMVSEARKYNLKISMDIALQCSPDHPYVKEHPEWFYHRPDGSIRYAENPPKKYFDIYPLNFDTDDAENLWKEMLSIFQYWISLGIRIFRVDNPHTKPLPFWKWLISSIREKYPDTVFLAEAFTKPSVMYKLSKIGFQQSYTYFTWRNFDWEIKEYFNEINSPEVSSFFWPMLFPNTPDILPFVLQRAGRPAFIMRAVLAATLSPLWGIYSGYELCENEGIPGKEEYMDAEKYEIKQRDWHADGNIRDIISKLNAIRKNVVNFRLHGNVRFLNSSNPSILAYYRQYPGAPSVMVVVNINPYEICDAMVQVPPDWVRSSDCAGYDVQDMITEEKYCWHNEYNYVRLVPEYRPAHILVRG; this is translated from the coding sequence ATGAAGAGAGATGAACAGGAAATAATCATTGAAAATATTCAGCCTACTGTAGATGATGGACTCACGCCTGCAAAGGCGCAGGCGGGTCTGGTGCAACAGGTATCCTGCAGGGCCTATGCCCACGGCACAAGGATAATTGCATCGCAGGTTGACTATCTTGCCCCTGGCTCCAGGAGATGGAGGAGCGAGTTGCTCACACCTGGTCCAAATGATACCTTCACGGGATGGTTCCCGATCCCAAAGGCAGGAATTTACAAATTCAGGATAACAGCATGGTATGATGATCTTCGAACCTGGCTGCGCGACACCACTGCCTGGAAAATTTCAGGGGAAGATGTTGCGGCCGACATAGCGGCAGGAATTGAGAATATAAAGACCGGCATTGCCGGGGCCAGGGGAAAGGATCGGAAGGTCCTTGAGAAAATAGTCTTCTCTGCCGGGTCATCCGCAGACAAAACAATCTCACTCATAAATGATAATTATCCCATCTTGGAAAAGTACTGGCCCAGGAATGGCTTTGTCAGATCAGATGTCATGAAGCTGGAGGCATTTCCAGAACATGCATACTTCTTATCGTGGTATGAACTATTCCCAAGATCTCAGTCGGAAGTTCCCGGCAAGCACGGCACATTCAGGGATGTCATAAAAAGAATGCCAGATATTGCAGAGATGGGATTCGATGTAATCTATCTTACACCGGTGCATCCCATCGGGCTTACAAATCGCAGGGGTAAGAACGGGATAATTCCAGCCGGAGCTGATGATCCGGGAAGCCCATGGGCCATTGGGGGCAGCCAGGGAGGGCACAAATCCATCAACCCTGCGCTTGGAACTCTATCTGATTTCAGGGACATGGTGTCTGAAGCCAGAAAGTATAACTTGAAAATTTCAATGGATATTGCTCTGCAGTGTTCTCCTGACCATCCATATGTGAAAGAACACCCCGAGTGGTTTTATCATCGACCGGATGGGAGCATAAGGTATGCGGAAAATCCTCCTAAGAAGTATTTTGACATCTATCCGCTGAATTTTGATACCGATGATGCTGAGAACCTCTGGAAGGAGATGCTGAGCATTTTCCAGTACTGGATTTCACTGGGCATAAGAATATTCAGGGTTGACAACCCCCATACAAAGCCCCTTCCGTTCTGGAAATGGCTGATATCGAGCATCAGGGAGAAGTACCCGGATACGGTATTCCTGGCGGAAGCCTTTACAAAGCCCTCTGTGATGTATAAGCTCTCCAAAATAGGCTTCCAGCAGTCCTACACATATTTCACCTGGAGGAATTTTGACTGGGAGATAAAGGAATATTTCAATGAGATAAACAGCCCTGAGGTGTCCTCATTCTTCTGGCCAATGCTGTTTCCGAATACACCGGACATTCTGCCATTTGTGTTGCAGAGAGCTGGTAGGCCTGCATTCATTATGCGGGCAGTACTTGCAGCAACACTTTCCCCGCTGTGGGGCATTTACAGCGGATATGAACTGTGTGAGAACGAGGGAATACCGGGGAAGGAGGAGTACATGGATGCCGAGAAGTATGAAATCAAACAGAGGGACTGGCATGCCGACGGCAACATAAGGGATATAATTTCAAAGCTGAACGCCATAAGAAAGAATGTTGTGAACTTCCGGCTGCATGGAAATGTGAGGTTCCTGAATTCCAGCAATCCCAGCATACTTGCATATTACCGCCAATATCCGGGAGCGCCCTCTGTTATGGTGGTTGTTAACATAAATCCATATGAAATCTGTGACGCAATGGTTCAGGTACCCCCGGACTGGGTCAGGTCATCAGACTGTGCCGGATACGATGTCCAGGACATGATCACAGAAGAGAAATACTGCTGGCATAATGAGTATAACTACGTCAGGCTGGTGCCGGAATACAGGCCTGCACACATACTGGTGAGAGGGTAG
- the treY gene encoding malto-oligosyltrehalose synthase, translating into MTESNMRLVYRIQLNRDFSLDEAEKVLPYLRSLGVSHVYLSPIMRAVSGSNHCYDVTDFGQVNPELGGESAFRNFCSTCSSLGLGILLDTVPNHMAYSPENPYVQAAFIDGTRKFRWLFDTFRNPFSPSDSVVFPFLPQNLISLVNQHRVSITPGSIPVLHAGSLDIPLRKMPEITGNTSQKNGMESRSEEISNPLPDIEISSIQTLEEIIRDIPLRPVFWLYASKRINYRRFFSVNGLIAVRSQDMNVIRFTHRKIIELSRSSCVTGIRIDHLDGLYDPSGYVRYLRNELPDKIILAEKVLIPGERVPKSIEIHGTTGYDFLGMINALYADDGGYGKLQDRFHSSLPEYGNISEVLLSYKRDFIMQEFSGDVDNLSWPLYNSLVLKHGYEYSYSEIREAVVNILTSFDKYRTYSTADDTTEISEHLLNSEGGSDESIARVLSDHVSHKCNQCIRPVLRIQQYSGALMAKNLEDRLFFSYNPLIFMNEVGWTPEADIPDWEGFIEFIRKRENLPFSLNEGSTHDTKFGEDLRNSGLVISEYPDLFFRILEDLQSREDTRSRIGNMAEEHLYYILQLVLASYGSADYYTDYMKELDAQIIKAMRESMLSTSWKNPDVEYENNALELARIIMDLMESGNWEMGTKMARKCRDLGHYNSISMLVLRFMLPGVPALFQGTESINVHFTDPDNREKVNFNRLVKNFEKTASMPLKSLEECDFPWLKSRMVAVLSTIRRELAHVIDNGKMEALQASGDHSESILPYYVVSENELIIVVCLRLFSKITSETNALDPNRLEDARIVLPSGFQGEYIDLLSGRTVVLSGELKIRHLVDNIPAVILRRVGGLE; encoded by the coding sequence GTGACGGAAAGCAATATGCGGCTTGTGTACAGGATTCAGCTCAACAGGGATTTTTCATTGGATGAAGCTGAGAAGGTCCTGCCCTACCTGAGGTCCCTTGGCGTATCACATGTGTATCTTTCACCCATAATGAGGGCAGTATCAGGCAGCAACCACTGCTATGATGTTACCGATTTTGGCCAGGTTAATCCTGAACTTGGAGGTGAAAGCGCCTTCAGAAATTTCTGCTCCACCTGCTCATCTCTGGGTCTCGGCATATTGCTGGATACAGTCCCAAACCATATGGCATACAGCCCCGAAAATCCCTATGTGCAAGCAGCTTTCATTGATGGAACGCGAAAATTCAGATGGCTTTTCGACACATTCAGGAATCCATTCTCTCCAAGTGATTCTGTAGTTTTTCCATTTCTCCCTCAGAACCTCATTTCTCTGGTGAATCAGCACAGGGTAAGCATAACGCCCGGGTCAATCCCTGTCCTGCATGCTGGATCCCTGGATATCCCCCTTCGAAAAATGCCGGAAATAACCGGTAACACCAGTCAGAAGAATGGTATGGAAAGCCGGTCAGAGGAGATTAGCAATCCACTTCCGGATATTGAGATCAGCAGCATTCAAACTCTGGAAGAAATCATCAGGGATATTCCACTGAGGCCGGTGTTCTGGCTGTATGCATCAAAGCGTATAAATTACAGGCGTTTTTTTTCCGTGAATGGCCTGATTGCCGTCAGATCGCAGGACATGAATGTCATCAGGTTCACACACAGAAAGATCATTGAACTTTCCAGATCATCTTGTGTGACAGGCATCAGGATCGATCATCTGGATGGCCTCTACGATCCTTCAGGTTATGTAAGATATCTGAGGAATGAACTGCCAGACAAGATTATTCTGGCAGAGAAAGTGCTCATTCCTGGAGAGAGAGTTCCGAAATCAATCGAAATCCATGGCACCACAGGCTATGATTTTCTGGGGATGATCAATGCACTGTATGCAGATGACGGAGGATATGGCAAGCTTCAGGATCGATTCCATTCCAGTCTGCCTGAATACGGCAACATCTCTGAGGTTTTACTGAGCTACAAGCGTGACTTCATCATGCAGGAATTTTCCGGTGATGTTGACAACCTTTCCTGGCCACTTTATAATTCCCTTGTACTGAAACATGGGTACGAATACAGTTATTCTGAAATACGGGAAGCTGTGGTTAACATTCTGACATCATTTGACAAATACCGCACATATTCCACGGCCGATGATACCACTGAAATTTCCGAACACCTGTTGAACTCTGAAGGTGGCAGTGACGAGTCCATTGCACGGGTGCTTTCAGATCACGTTTCCCATAAGTGTAACCAGTGCATACGCCCCGTTTTGAGAATTCAACAGTACTCCGGGGCCCTCATGGCAAAAAATCTTGAGGACAGGCTTTTCTTTTCCTACAATCCGTTAATTTTCATGAATGAGGTGGGCTGGACTCCGGAGGCAGATATTCCAGACTGGGAAGGATTCATTGAATTCATAAGGAAGAGGGAGAACCTGCCATTTTCTCTCAATGAGGGATCAACCCACGATACAAAATTTGGAGAAGACCTGAGAAATTCAGGTCTCGTCATTTCAGAATACCCTGACCTTTTCTTCAGAATCCTGGAAGATCTTCAGTCCCGTGAAGATACGCGTTCCAGAATAGGCAATATGGCAGAAGAGCACCTTTACTACATCCTGCAGCTTGTTCTGGCTTCCTATGGATCAGCAGATTATTACACAGACTACATGAAGGAGCTGGATGCACAGATCATCAAGGCAATGAGGGAATCCATGCTTTCAACATCATGGAAGAACCCGGATGTGGAATATGAGAACAATGCCCTGGAACTTGCCAGGATCATAATGGACCTTATGGAATCTGGAAACTGGGAGATGGGAACGAAAATGGCAAGGAAATGCAGGGATCTGGGGCATTATAATTCAATTTCAATGCTTGTTCTTAGATTCATGCTTCCTGGTGTGCCTGCACTTTTCCAGGGAACCGAGAGCATCAACGTTCATTTCACGGATCCGGACAACAGGGAAAAGGTGAATTTCAACAGACTTGTTAAAAATTTTGAAAAAACAGCTTCAATGCCGCTGAAATCATTGGAAGAATGCGATTTCCCATGGCTGAAGTCCAGGATGGTTGCAGTGCTTTCAACGATCAGAAGGGAACTTGCCCATGTGATTGACAACGGGAAAATGGAAGCACTACAGGCGTCGGGAGATCACAGTGAATCCATTCTTCCGTATTATGTGGTCAGTGAGAATGAACTGATCATAGTTGTATGCCTCAGGTTATTTTCAAAAATTACCTCAGAAACCAATGCACTTGATCCAAACAGGCTTGAAGATGCACGCATAGTTCTTCCCTCCGGATTCCAGGGAGAATATATTGATCTCCTGTCGGGTCGCACTGTAGTCCTATCTGGGGAGTTAAAAATACGGCACCTTGTGGATAATATACCGGCCGTTATTCTGCGGAGGGTGGGCGGACTTGAGTGA
- the glgX gene encoding glycogen debranching protein GlgX: MENVERVRRGSEYPLGATIIDGGVNFAIYSENASSVFLELYDREDGEAAETIRLQEQDAHVWHCFVSGIKSGQLYAYRADGSYDPEKGQRFNKSKLLIDPYAKALSGVVRWNDSIFSYDINSEEKDLKINTTPDARYVPKSIVVDSSYDWGGVEKPGHPWNRTIIYETHVRGATITNPQVDEKIRGTYSGLASEPMIRYLKDLGITSVELLPVHHHVDEKMLVDSGLVNYWGYNTIGFFAPDIRYSSGPPGTQVREFKDMVRKFHENGIEVILDVVYNHTAEGNHLGPTLSFRGLDNTTYYILDPENPRLYSDFTGTGNSLDARNPQVLQLIMDSLRYWANEMQVDGFRFDLASTLARELYDVNMLSPFLATIHQDPVISTMKLIAEPWDVGPGGYQVGNFPPKWAEWNGKYRDLVRRMWRGDDGTLAEFATRISGSPDLYEEDGRRPHSSINFVTSHDGFTLYDLVSYNSKHNNANGELFQGGTDENYSYNFGAEGETDNSEIIGRRFRRMKNFIFTMLVSQGVPMLLGGDEIGRTQRGNNNAYCQDNEISWYDWNLDREKSDLLKFTRHLIHLRRSNPVLRRRNFFRSTPNPATGRAEIQWMTPEGRDMTAAIWNDPSLHALMIRLSGRETREISYRDDIVTGGDLLLIFNSSSSPVNFILPESEKGWEIYADTNVPSVDGLPQKLPGRNYLLNFDAAAVIQEIL, from the coding sequence GTGGAGAATGTTGAAAGAGTAAGGAGGGGGAGCGAATACCCCCTTGGTGCAACAATCATTGATGGCGGAGTGAATTTTGCCATTTATTCGGAAAATGCCAGCTCTGTCTTTCTGGAACTCTATGACAGGGAAGATGGCGAAGCCGCAGAAACCATAAGGTTGCAGGAGCAGGATGCACATGTGTGGCACTGTTTTGTGTCTGGCATTAAATCCGGGCAGTTATATGCCTATCGAGCAGATGGATCTTATGATCCGGAGAAAGGGCAGAGGTTCAATAAAAGCAAGCTTCTCATTGATCCTTATGCAAAGGCACTGAGTGGTGTTGTGAGATGGAATGACAGCATTTTTTCATACGACATAAATTCCGAGGAAAAGGACCTTAAGATCAATACGACACCAGATGCAAGATATGTTCCAAAATCAATAGTTGTTGATTCCAGCTACGACTGGGGTGGAGTTGAAAAGCCAGGGCACCCCTGGAACAGGACTATCATATATGAGACCCATGTAAGGGGAGCCACAATCACAAATCCTCAGGTTGATGAAAAGATCAGAGGGACTTACTCCGGACTTGCATCCGAGCCCATGATCAGGTACCTGAAGGATCTTGGTATAACCTCGGTGGAGCTTCTTCCCGTGCACCATCATGTGGATGAGAAAATGCTGGTTGATTCGGGCCTCGTGAATTACTGGGGATACAACACCATTGGATTTTTCGCTCCGGATATACGTTATTCTTCCGGCCCTCCCGGAACACAGGTACGGGAATTCAAGGACATGGTCCGGAAATTTCACGAGAACGGCATAGAGGTTATCCTTGACGTGGTTTACAATCATACAGCAGAGGGGAATCATCTTGGCCCAACCTTGAGTTTCAGGGGGCTTGACAACACAACTTATTATATTCTTGACCCTGAGAATCCAAGGCTGTATTCTGACTTCACAGGCACAGGCAACAGCCTTGACGCGAGAAATCCACAGGTACTTCAGCTCATAATGGACAGCCTTAGGTACTGGGCTAACGAAATGCAGGTAGATGGTTTCAGGTTCGATCTGGCATCAACTCTGGCTCGGGAGCTTTACGACGTGAATATGCTTTCGCCGTTTCTGGCCACAATCCACCAGGACCCGGTTATCTCAACAATGAAACTCATAGCTGAGCCCTGGGACGTTGGTCCGGGCGGATATCAGGTCGGCAATTTTCCTCCCAAGTGGGCGGAATGGAACGGTAAATACAGGGATCTGGTCAGGAGGATGTGGAGAGGCGATGACGGAACGCTTGCGGAATTTGCCACCAGAATATCGGGTTCGCCCGATCTTTATGAGGAGGACGGCAGGCGTCCGCACTCAAGCATCAACTTTGTAACTTCCCACGACGGATTCACCCTGTACGATCTTGTCTCATACAACAGTAAACACAACAATGCAAATGGTGAGCTCTTTCAGGGCGGAACCGACGAGAATTACAGCTATAATTTCGGAGCAGAGGGCGAAACAGATAATTCTGAGATCATTGGAAGGAGGTTCCGCAGAATGAAGAATTTCATCTTTACAATGCTTGTTTCGCAGGGGGTACCAATGCTGCTGGGTGGTGATGAGATTGGTAGGACACAGAGAGGAAACAACAATGCATACTGCCAGGACAACGAGATCAGCTGGTATGACTGGAATCTTGACAGGGAGAAGAGTGATCTGCTTAAATTCACACGCCATCTCATTCACCTGAGGAGGTCAAATCCTGTGCTGAGGAGGAGAAATTTCTTTCGGAGCACCCCAAATCCAGCAACTGGTAGGGCAGAAATACAGTGGATGACCCCTGAGGGTAGGGACATGACGGCCGCCATCTGGAACGATCCATCGCTTCACGCCCTTATGATAAGGCTTTCAGGACGCGAGACAAGAGAAATATCCTACAGGGACGATATTGTCACTGGTGGGGATCTTCTGCTGATCTTCAACTCATCAAGTAGCCCGGTCAACTTCATTCTTCCAGAAAGTGAAAAAGGATGGGAGATATATGCCGATACAAATGTACCATCTGTAGACGGGCTACCCCAGAAACTCCCGGGCAGAAATTATCTGCTGAACTTTGACGCAGCTGCTGTCATACAGGAGATTCTATGA